The window GACGACGGGAACCACCCCAACGGCGCCGGTTACGACTATATCGCCGGCCGCTGGTTCCAGACGATCACCGGCAGCGCCCCGCCGCCGCCCGGGTCGGGCGCGATCGGGGTGTTCCGCCCCTCCTCCGGGCTGTGGGCTCTGCGGGGGACCACCCGGGTCTATTTCGGCACGTCCGAAGACACCAAGCTCTTCGCGGATTTCGATGGGGATCTGACCCGGGACATCGGCATTTTCCGCGAATCCTCCGGGCTGTGGGCGATACGGGGAGTCACCAGGGATTACTTCGGGGGCAGCTCCGACATTCCGGTCCCGGGCGACTACGACGGCGACGGGACGACGGATAGGGCCGTATTCAGATCCGGATCGGGCCTGTGGGTTGTCAGGGGTATGACCAGAGTATACTTCGGTGGTTCCGGCGACCGGCCGGTGACGGGAGATTATAACGGCGACGGAGCCGATGACTTCGGTATTTTCAGGGGATCCGCCGGCCTCTGGGCCTTGAGGGGCATCAGCAGAATATACTTCGGCACCGTTTCCGATCAGGCGGTGCAGGGGGACTATGACGGGAACGGAACGGCGGAACCCGGGATCTACCGCCAGGCTTCCGGTCTCTGGGCGATACGGGAAATGAGCCGGATATATTTCGGAGGGAGCACCGACGAGGCGGTTCCGGCCGATTACGACGGTACGGCGGGAGACGAGGTCGGTATCTTCCGCGACTCCTGCGGCCTCTGGGCGATCCGGGGACTGACCAGGTGCTATTTCGGGATCGCCGGCGATATCCCGGTGACGAGGTAGTTGCCGTTCCGCCGTCGGCAGCCTGAAGCGGCGCTCGGTGTGTTTCTCCCCTCCACGGCGCTGCGGGCGCCGACCCCGCGGACAATTCCCGAGCCCGGGGGCTTACCACCCCAAGCCTGAAGCCCCACTCCGGGCGCCGGCGGTTTCGGCGGAAAAAGCGCCGCGCATAAACATATTGACAAAAGAAATAATATTTGTAACATAGAAACAAACCGCCCGCCTGGTAGTGGAAGCGGAATGACCCGGAGAATACGAAGTAAATCTCGGCGCGGCGGGCCGGAAGCGGAGAGGAGCTCCGCTGCCGACCAACGGAAAATCAGGGCAGAAATTCATTTGCAAACGTTGGATACAGCCGGGTCGTGAGCCCCTTCCGGGACGAAAAGATATCCCAGATCCAGTACCGGGAACTGTTCGAGATCAGTCTGGCCATCAACGCCGAACTGAATCTGGAGGATCTCCTGGGAATGATCGTCCACTCCACCCGTCGCCTGACCGGCTGCGACGAGGCCAGCATCGTTCTCTGGTGCGAGCGCCAGGGATGCTTCAAGGTGGGCGCTTCCACCAATATCGGCTCCTCGGTGAGCCGCCGGGTGAGAGGAAAGGGAGGGGCCAGCCGCTGGGTGGTGGACAACGGCAAGCCGGTGGTGGTCGAGGATACCCGCCACGACCCCTTCGTCGCCAACCCCATGATCCCGGAAGCGGGGATACTGGCCTACGTCGGCGTCCCCATCCTCGAGGGGGGCAGGGCCGGGGGCGTTCTCTATGCCCTGCACAGGTTGCTCCACCGGGCTTCCCCCAAGGAGATCTGGGTGCTGGAACAGCTGGCGGCGATCGCCGCCGCCGCCGTCCGCAACGCTGACCTGGTCGAGTCCCTCCAGGAGCTGAACACGTTCAAGAGCATGATGGTGAGGATGCTCGCCCACGACTTATGCAACCCCCTGGGCGCCGTCCAGGCGGGGCTCGATCTTCTCCTGCGCGACCTGGGAGGGGAGTTTCCCGAGGCCTGTCAGCTGCTGACCATGGCCCAGCAGGCCGTCTTGAAAATGGAGAAATTGACCAACGCCGTCCTGGCGTACGAAAAAATCGACTCGGTGACCAAAATAACGAGGGAACGGCTCGACCTACTCGAATTAGCCCGGGAAACCGTCGACGATTTCATAGCCGCGGCGACCGTAAAATCCCAGACGATTACCTTGAAGGACGAGGGGGCGCCTGTGCCGTTCTGCGGCAACCGGGCGCTGCTGCGGCAGGCGATCGACAACCTGGCGGGGAACGCCGTCAGGTTCGCCCCGGTCGGGGGCCACATCACCGTGCGCGCGATGAGACAAGGGCAGCATTGCCTGCTCGAGGTGGAGGACGACGGCCCCGGGATCGCCCCGGAGGATCGGGAATCGGTGTTCCGGCCGTTTTTCAGATTGAACGGTAACGGGACTGAGCCCGGAAACGGCCTGGGCCTGAGCCTGGTCAAACTGATCATGGAACGGCACGCGGGCACGGTCGAGGTCAGGAGCGCTCCCGGCCAAGGCTCGATCTTCGGTATCCGCCTTCCCGCTCTCGAAGACAAGGCCCGTGCGGGATAACCGCGGGCCCGCGAATTTCGGATAACGCGGGGCCCCGGGTCACTCGCCGGGGCCGGACGGAGACGGGCCCGGCGCGGCGTCCGGTTCGGCCGCCGTGCCTTCTTCTTGTTCGCCCGGAACCGGCGGATACGGCTCCGTCGCCACCAGGGCCAGGGCGGCCTGCCACCCCGCCAGCCAGCGGCGATGGGTGTCCGCCCGCCATTCCCGGTCGGCGTCGGCCCCGACGGTGCTTTCGGCCGCGCTGACGGCGCCGTCGGCCAGTTTCTCACCGGCCCCCGCCACGCCGTTCGCCGCCTCGCTCACCGTCCCCACGGTGGCGGTCGAGAGCCCTTCGCCGACGGCGTCCAGGTCCCCGGTGGCGGCACCGGCCACGGTCTGGAAGAGACCGCTCCCCAGCGACCCCACCGCGTTGACGGCGCCGGTGCCGACCGCCAGGGCCCCCTCGCCGACGGCTCCCACGGTGGCCAACCCGGCCCCGCCGATGTTCCCGACCAGGGTGCCCACTCCCCCGCCGGCATGGAGCATGATCGAAAAGAGGACGCCGGAAGTGTCGACCTCGGGGTGTTCCGGGGTCCCGCCCACCTCCAGGGAGAGGGTGTGGCCTCCCGCCGCCTCTACCCGGACCAGGCAGTCGAGCACGTCCGGGGCCAGAGCGACGTCGGCGAAGAGGTCGAGGGCGTCTCCCCCCAGGGCGGCGGCCGTTCCCGCGGGCACGACCGGCGCGAGCGGTTCCAGTTCCAGGCCGGCCAGGCGCACGGCCGCATTCAACGCCGGGATCCCCCCGCCCAGGGGGCCGATCTTGGCCGCGACCCCCAGGTAACCCTCCGGAAGCGGAGCCTGGTCGAGACGGGCGGTCAGGGTGGCCTCGGCCGGTCCGACCCGGGCCGGGTCGGCTCCGGGGTCGAGCCGAAGCCCGGTGACCTCCAGGTCGAGGCCGGCGATTTTAACGCCCCACTCGCGGGGCTCCCCTTCTTGGGTTTGGCCGGAGAACGCGGCCGCGTCGCCCGCGCCGGCCTCTGCGGCCGCCGCGGCCCCGCCGGAGCGGTCGAGGTAGCTGAAGGAGAGCCCGCTCGCGGCCAGGCGCTTCAGGAGGATGGGGGACGGTTCTCCCGCCGCCTGTTCCTCCTCCCCGGCCGCCGCCGGTTCTTCTTCCTCCCCCGGCTTGACCAGGGCGGAGACGTTCATGACCCCGGCGGAGTCCTTGACCAAGTTGGCGGCGGCGTCCTCGATCTGGACGGATTTGATCGTCAGGGGCGGACGGAAGAGGGAGGAAAGGCTGACCTGGACCGAAGCCCGGCCCACCCGGAGGAGATCGCCGTCGCCGAACCCCTCCGGCTGCGCGATCCTGAGATCGATGATCCCCACCGTCCCCCGGGAAAGGCTGAGGGTGATCCCGCCCAGCGAGGCCGGGGCGTCGAGGTAGTCCGGAAGCCTGCGGTTGACGATCAGAACGGCGACGGGGGGGAGCGCGATCCGGACGGCGATCCCCGCCAGCAGCACGACCAGGAACACGATCCCCAGCACCTTGCGGGCCCTGCCCGGAGCTTTCTTCATGGTCCTATCTCCCTCTGACGAACGTACCTGATTACTCCTGAAATTATAAACTCCCTTCCCCCCAAGGCCAAGAAAGGAGCGAAGGGAGGAGCGGGATAGCCACGCGAGGGGAGGGGGGAGAGAGGGTTCGGGGGGGGAGGCATGGAGCAGGGGGCATAGAGCATAGAGTACGGCATTCTGCTTTTCTTTCTTCATGGCCTTCATGTTCTTCATGGTGATCGTTTCCTGAATTCTGAATTTTTCCCTTTCCAGAGTTAATCAGAGTAATCAGGTGCAGAAATCTCTAGGGTCCAAGGTCGGGGGCTACTGAATTCTGAATACTGTATTCTGAATTCTTCCCCTGAACCCTGAACCCTCTCTTTCCTATGCCCCCTGCTTCTCCCAGGTGCAAGATCCCTCTTGCCGACGCCCGCGACTAACCGCCCGTTGGCCGCAGCAGGAGTTCGGCCCGGCGGGCCACTCGGCTCAGGATTCGCATATGATCGGTGTCGGCCGGATCCCCGCAGGCGGGCATCTTCCCCGCCCACTCCCGGTAACCGCTCAGAAGCGTCGGCCGGATAAATTCAGCGGGGAGCGGATCGTCCGACAGCGCTTCCATGGCCTCGTCGTAGCTCAGGCCCCGGTCGAAACACCGGCGGGATTTATCCGCAAGTGCTTCCAGGAGAGCCAGGTGCTCCGCGGCATCCTTCATGGTTCCGGGGCTGCCGTGGCCGGCGACATAGGTTTCCGCTCCCAGATCCAACAGCTTTTTCAGGTTGGCCACGGTCGCCGTAAGGAGGCCTTCCCCGGGCAGAGGCGGCAGCCCGTTCATGAAAAGATCCCCGCAGAAAACGATGCCTTCGGCGGGAAGATGGACGGCCACATCGGACTCCGAATGCCCCGGGCCCAGCTCGATGAGACGGATTTCCCGTTCGTTCCGATACAGGGAGAGAACGCCGGTAAAGGCTGCGTCCTGCAGTGTGTAGCGGCCTCCGGAAAAGTCCATATCGGGGAAAAGCCGGGCGAACGACTCCGTGTGAAGGGCCTGCCGCCGCTGGAACTCCCGCGTCTTTTCCCACCCCCGCCGCGAGCAGACGACCGTGGCCGAGGGGAAGAGGTGGTTGGTGTAGACGTGGTCCGCGTGGGAGTGGGTATTGATTAAAAACCGGACCGGATTGTCCGTGATCTTCCGGATTTCTCCGAGCAGCGCCCGCGTCATCGCCTCGTTGGCCAGGCTGTCGACGACGACCACGTCCCGATCCCGCAGGATCACCCCGGCCGTGCTGTGCCAGATGAGCGGGGGCTGCACGAACGCGTAGACGTTTTTCGCCAGCTTCCTGAATTCAGGCATGGTCCGCCGCCCGTTCCCAGACGAGCCGGGCCCGCTTGTGGGTCAGGAACAGTTTGCCGTCCCTGAACGAACAGCGGCGCAGCTGGTCGTTCCCGGTCCAGGAGGGGATCAGGGCCGCCTTGATATGGTGCCGGACCATCCCTTCCGCGGCGGAATAAGTGTACGTGCCGCAGTACGAAAGATAGGTGTCATACCCCGCCCGCCGGTCTTCGTCGGGCAGGGTCTGTTCGAAAGCCGGTTCGACGGGGAAGCGGGCGTCGTGCTGACGCCGATCCGGGTCCATGATCTCCGCCGCCATGTAGCCGTCTTCGGTGTACAAAAGATACCCGATCGGATGTTCTCCGTAGGGATAGCTCACGACGCCTTCGGCGTCGGTGTTCTCCCACGCGATCAGTTTCCAGGTCCCAACGAGGGGATGAGCTCTTTCCATGGATTCTCCGGTTCTATTCATCGCCGTTCGCAACCTCTTCGTTTAGCGCGTCAGGGACAAACTTCATGGCATTTTCTTCCTACAGGCCTGCATATGTAAAGAGGCATAGAGCATAGGGCACCTGGAGAATTTTGCACCTGATTGACTCCGATTGACTCTGATTGGGTAGGACTTGGGAAAGAACCATGAAGGACATGAAGTTCATGAAGGGGGGAAAAGAGAGGGGCAGGTTCGGAGGGGAGTCATTGCGAGGAGCCTGGGCGACGAAGCAATCTTACGAGTAGTTCCCCATGAAGGGCTTGCTTCGCGTTCCCGGTGCTCTGGGTGCTGGGAGGAGACAGCATACCCAGGAAGTTCGATCC is drawn from bacterium and contains these coding sequences:
- a CDS encoding lipocalin-like domain-containing protein → MERAHPLVGTWKLIAWENTDAEGVVSYPYGEHPIGYLLYTEDGYMAAEIMDPDRRQHDARFPVEPAFEQTLPDEDRRAGYDTYLSYCGTYTYSAAEGMVRHHIKAALIPSWTGNDQLRRCSFRDGKLFLTHKRARLVWERAADHA
- a CDS encoding GAF domain-containing sensor histidine kinase, whose product is MSPFRDEKISQIQYRELFEISLAINAELNLEDLLGMIVHSTRRLTGCDEASIVLWCERQGCFKVGASTNIGSSVSRRVRGKGGASRWVVDNGKPVVVEDTRHDPFVANPMIPEAGILAYVGVPILEGGRAGGVLYALHRLLHRASPKEIWVLEQLAAIAAAAVRNADLVESLQELNTFKSMMVRMLAHDLCNPLGAVQAGLDLLLRDLGGEFPEACQLLTMAQQAVLKMEKLTNAVLAYEKIDSVTKITRERLDLLELARETVDDFIAAATVKSQTITLKDEGAPVPFCGNRALLRQAIDNLAGNAVRFAPVGGHITVRAMRQGQHCLLEVEDDGPGIAPEDRESVFRPFFRLNGNGTEPGNGLGLSLVKLIMERHAGTVEVRSAPGQGSIFGIRLPALEDKARAG
- a CDS encoding SGNH/GDSL hydrolase family protein, with the protein product MRTLKITCLTVCVLAICRPVFSQAVTLVTLGDSLTAGDGDDGIGGGYPPRLQALLDDLYPGTTVDNVAVSGFTSDDLINVELNPAVAALNAAPAGNIRMALVWIGSNDLFGLYNYVCDYEYGNDYSACEAADLSNYTNNLGTILSALRATGAQVYIALLDDQSRRPVMTDPLMRADAYPDISEADVARMSAQVGRYNGAVQAQAAAAGAVTVDFFDTTIFENDATLADDGNHPNGAGYDYIAGRWFQTITGSAPPPPGSGAIGVFRPSSGLWALRGTTRVYFGTSEDTKLFADFDGDLTRDIGIFRESSGLWAIRGVTRDYFGGSSDIPVPGDYDGDGTTDRAVFRSGSGLWVVRGMTRVYFGGSGDRPVTGDYNGDGADDFGIFRGSAGLWALRGISRIYFGTVSDQAVQGDYDGNGTAEPGIYRQASGLWAIREMSRIYFGGSTDEAVPADYDGTAGDEVGIFRDSCGLWAIRGLTRCYFGIAGDIPVTR
- a CDS encoding MBL fold metallo-hydrolase; this translates as MPEFRKLAKNVYAFVQPPLIWHSTAGVILRDRDVVVVDSLANEAMTRALLGEIRKITDNPVRFLINTHSHADHVYTNHLFPSATVVCSRRGWEKTREFQRRQALHTESFARLFPDMDFSGGRYTLQDAAFTGVLSLYRNEREIRLIELGPGHSESDVAVHLPAEGIVFCGDLFMNGLPPLPGEGLLTATVANLKKLLDLGAETYVAGHGSPGTMKDAAEHLALLEALADKSRRCFDRGLSYDEAMEALSDDPLPAEFIRPTLLSGYREWAGKMPACGDPADTDHMRILSRVARRAELLLRPTGG